Proteins from one Hydrogenivirga caldilitoris genomic window:
- a CDS encoding PaaI family thioesterase — protein MKGIKTHLRIDNRLSGFPEVLEEGYALVRLKTSEEMAADDKGLVHGGFIFSAADYASMLAVNHPNVVLAGANVKFLKPAKVGDELIFQAKVENREGKKIIVSVEGKKEGELIFKGDFTCVIPDKHVLD, from the coding sequence ATGAAGGGTATTAAAACCCATCTTAGGATAGATAACAGGTTAAGCGGTTTTCCTGAAGTTTTAGAAGAGGGATACGCCCTCGTTAGGTTAAAAACCTCAGAGGAGATGGCTGCGGACGATAAAGGGCTTGTCCATGGTGGGTTTATCTTCTCTGCAGCAGACTATGCGTCTATGCTGGCAGTAAATCACCCAAATGTAGTACTTGCCGGAGCAAACGTTAAATTTCTAAAACCTGCAAAGGTTGGCGATGAACTTATATTTCAGGCAAAGGTTGAAAACAGGGAAGGAAAGAAAATAATTGTAAGTGTGGAAGGAAAGAAGGAAGGAGAGCTTATATTTAAAGGGGATTTCACGTGTGTTATACCGGATAAGCATGTACTTGATTAG